In Meriones unguiculatus strain TT.TT164.6M chromosome 17, Bangor_MerUng_6.1, whole genome shotgun sequence, a single window of DNA contains:
- the Dtx3l gene encoding E3 ubiquitin-protein ligase DTX3L: MASSVCPPSPLLVRLSESIPWAHRKLEKYFQSRASGGGECTVQPVGPSAPDTFEVKFLERTAKEKVLKKREHQVPFNDKSVTIFLETIKKPVEDLKPRTPSLTQPAETPSSRSSSSIESLEEVLCEEMHPSNGPVFNSVDSIVQKVFLAVTAELNCDLLSKEQRALITTVCPHVKGVVGSEGIEKVCGSFEDIEKIHHFLSEQLLGSEWEQKYLPQKDPPSDTEREQPCQNNYEVSELFLEYFRHAYPNRIESIEKKFRVNFEIRDSAPNMVSVGFTSGQSGNLEEARDSFARKFQECTQSLKQDSISLEDHERAKEVREELTRRFPKLLIKGQGRTLTLLGTQGDIAAATEKVSQTFVKTPMVKITASGYLTGIEVDSARFNLLKPELLQEITEIEQRYNTCGQVQEKGQKTCIVFVPKDKEVDLSVHSYTSFIDAFQHATSQLRTEALSLKQLGRERARLQKTKFVDDLRKKHSNVHFVVSQESLTLTGLRSHLTQAMQYVFKRMGLSPPSGEKANVDDETAMDVDGNDSNVASPPPGGSESSSSASKVKENKDYCVICMDTITNKHVLSKCKHEFCTFCITKYMSIKPVCPVCQTSYGVQRGNQPDGTMTHTRVDRSLPGYEGYGTIKICYDMKGGVQTNEHPNPGTSYSGTQRIAYLPDNKEGRKVLDLLRKAFAHKLIFTIGCSRTLGLSDVITWNDIHHKTSMSGGPEGFGYPDPDYLKRVREELKAKGIE; this comes from the exons CTAAGGAGAAAGTGTTGAAAAAGAGAGAACACCAGGTGCCATTCAATGACAAATCTGTCACCATTTTCCTGGAAACCATTAAAAAGCCAGTAGAGGACCTGAAACCCAGAACTCCATCCTTAACACAGCCAGCTGAGACACCCAGCTCCAGATCTTCATCCTCGATAGAATCCCTGGAGGAAGTACTGTGTGAGGAGATGCACCCCAGCAATGGGCCTGTTTTTAACTCGGTTGACTCTATTGTCCAAAAG gtctttcttgCTGTGACCGCTGAGCTGAACTGTGACCTGCTCTCCAAAGAGCAGCGGGCTCTCATAACCACCGTCTGCCCTCATGTCAAAGGCGTGGTGGGTAGTGAGGGAATTGAGAAGGTGTGTGGCAGCTTTGAAGACATTGAAAAGATACATCACTTCTTGAGTGAGCAGCTTTTGGGAAGTGAGTGGGAGCAGAAGTACCTCCCACAGAAAGACCCGCCCTCCGATACGGAGAGGGAGCAACCCTGTCAGAACAATTATGAAGTTTCCGAGCTTTTCCTTGAATATTTCAGACATGCCTATCCTAACAGGATAGAGTCCATAGAGAAAAAATTTCGTGTAAACTTTGAAATCCGAGATAGTGCTCCCAATATGGTCTCCGTGGGCTTCACCTCCGGCCAATCGGGCAACTTAGAAGAAGCCCGTGATTCTTTTGCCAGAAAGTTTCAGGAATGCACACAGTCTCTGAAGCAAGATTCCATCTCCCTAGAGGACCATGAGAGAGCAAAGGAAGTCAGAGAGGAGTTGACGCGCCGCTTTCCAAAGCTCCTGATCAAGGGACAGGGAAGAACGCTCACTCTCCTCGGAACTCAGGGTGACATTGCAGCCGCCACAGAAAAAGTCTCCCAAACTTTTGTCAAGACACCCATGGTGAAGATAACGGCATCTGGTTACCTGACGGGGATTGAGGTGGATTCGGCTCGCTTTAACCTCCTAAAACCTGAATTGCTCCAGGAAATCACGGAGATAGAGCAGAGGTACAACACTTGCGGGCAAGTCCAGGAAAAAGGTCAGAAAACCTGCATTGTCTTTGTCCCCAAGGATAAGGAGGTGGACCTGTCCGTGCACTCTTACACAAGTTTCATTGACGCCTTCCAGCATGCCACGAGCCAGCTGAGGACAGAAGCCCTGTCGCTGAAACAGTTGGGCAGGGAGAGAGCTCGCTTACAGAAGACGAAGTTCGTTGACGACTTAAGGAAAAAGCACTCAAATGTGCACTTTGTGGTGTCTCAAGAGTCACTGACCTTGACTGGTTTGCGGAGTCACCTCACACAGGCCATGCAGTATGTCTTCAAAAGAATGGGACTGTCCCCACCGTCCGGAGAGAAAGCGAATGTGGATGATGAAACGGCCATGGATGTCGACGGGAATGACTCAAATGTGgcctcacctcctcctggaggctcGGAGAGTAGCTCCTCGGCCTCGAAGGTGAAGGAGAACAAAGACTACTGTGTCATCTGCATGGATACCATTACTAACAAGCACGTGCTTTCCAAATGCAAGCATGAATTCTGCACCTTTTGTATCACCAAGTACATGTCCATCAAGCCTGTCTGTCCTGTGTGTCAGACCTCCTATGGTGTCCAGAGAGGGAACCAGCCAGATGGAACCATGACCCACACCAGAGTAGATCGATCACTTCCCGGTTACGAAGGCTATGGTACAATTAAGATTTGCTACGATATGAAAGGCGGCGTCCAAACA AATGAGCACCCGAACCCAGGAACGTCTTACTCTGGAACACAGCGCATTGCGTACTTGCCTGATaataaggagggaagaaaggttCTGGATCTGCTTCGAAAAGCCTTTGCCCACAAGCTGATTTTCACAATAGGGTGCTCTCGAACATTAGGCCTCTCAGATGTCATTACATGGAATGATATTCACCACAAAACATCCATGTCTGGAGGACCAGAAGG GTTTGGTTACCCTGATCCTGATTACCTGAAACGTGTCAGGGAGGAGTTGAAAGCAAAAGGAATCGAATAA